One Pseudomonas fluorescens genomic region harbors:
- a CDS encoding aldose epimerase family protein, which yields MLQSRHLLTGLGLSLMIATQSANAAGLTAEHKAFGKTNDGTPVEQYILRNSHGMQATVITYGATLQALKVADKHGKFDDVVLGFDDVQGYHKGTAYFGATIGRFGNRLAEGAFELDGKRYQVPQNDKSNALHGGPQGFDKKVWKAKETKDKDSVGVTLTYLSADGEMGFPGNLTTEVTYRLTDDNELRIDYKASTDKPTVLNLTNHSYFNLAGAGNGDILKQVATLNASHYTPVTAKLIPTGELAPVAGTPMDFTKPTAIGTHIKADHPQLKFAEAKQGGFDFNWALDTKGDVSKVATEVSDPQSGRVLQLFTTEPGVQFYTSNFLDGTVKGKGGKVYPHWGAFTLETQHYPDSPNQPDFPSTRLDPGQTYSHSVVLKFSTK from the coding sequence ATGCTTCAATCCCGTCACCTGCTCACCGGCCTCGGACTGTCTTTGATGATCGCTACCCAATCCGCCAACGCGGCGGGCCTGACCGCCGAACATAAAGCCTTTGGCAAAACCAACGACGGCACGCCCGTCGAGCAATACATCCTGCGCAACAGCCACGGCATGCAAGCCACCGTCATTACTTATGGCGCGACCCTGCAAGCGCTGAAAGTCGCCGACAAGCACGGCAAGTTCGACGATGTGGTGCTCGGTTTCGACGATGTGCAGGGTTATCACAAAGGCACTGCGTACTTCGGCGCGACCATCGGCCGCTTCGGCAATCGCCTGGCCGAGGGCGCTTTCGAACTCGACGGCAAACGTTATCAAGTGCCGCAGAACGACAAGTCCAATGCCTTGCACGGCGGTCCCCAGGGCTTTGACAAAAAAGTCTGGAAGGCCAAGGAAACCAAGGACAAGGATTCGGTCGGCGTGACCCTGACCTATCTGTCGGCGGACGGCGAGATGGGCTTTCCCGGCAACCTGACCACCGAAGTCACCTATCGCCTGACCGACGACAACGAGCTGCGCATCGACTACAAAGCCAGCACGGATAAACCCACCGTGCTCAACCTGACCAACCACAGTTACTTCAACCTCGCCGGCGCCGGCAATGGCGACATCCTCAAGCAGGTCGCCACGCTCAACGCCAGTCATTACACGCCGGTCACGGCCAAGCTGATTCCGACCGGTGAACTGGCACCCGTTGCGGGCACGCCGATGGATTTCACGAAACCGACGGCGATTGGTACGCATATCAAGGCTGACCATCCGCAGCTGAAGTTTGCCGAGGCAAAACAGGGCGGCTTTGATTTCAACTGGGCGCTGGACACCAAGGGCGACGTCAGCAAGGTCGCCACTGAGGTCAGCGATCCGCAATCCGGGCGCGTTCTGCAGCTGTTCACCACCGAGCCGGGCGTGCAGTTCTACACCAGCAACTTCCTCGACGGCACGGTCAAGGGCAAGGGCGGCAAGGTCTATCCGCATTGGGGCGCGTTTACTCTGGAGACCCAGCACTATCCGGATTCGCCAAACCAACCGGACTTCCCGAGCACGCGGCTTGACCCGGGGCAGACTTACAGCCACAGCGTGGTTTTGAAGTTTTCCACCAAGTAA
- a CDS encoding aldo/keto reductase translates to MRTLELAGVQVPVIGQGTWRMGEDASAHKREVAALRTGIELGMTLIDSAEMYAEGGAEKLVGEAIAGQRDNVFLVSKVYPHNASTKGIPQACERSLRRLDTDYIDLYLLHWRGQYPLDETVEAFERLREDGKIGRWGVSNFDVDDLEELSSSVCATNQVLYNLEERGIEFDLLPWCQHQRMPLMAYCPIGQGGAMLAEPVLKQIAARHNVTPAQVSLAWILRQDGVIAIPKAVRPEHVQLNAQAAQLQLDAGDLAALDQVFRAPQRKQRLAMV, encoded by the coding sequence ATGCGTACCCTTGAGTTGGCCGGCGTGCAGGTTCCGGTGATTGGCCAAGGCACTTGGCGCATGGGCGAAGATGCCTCGGCGCACAAGCGTGAAGTGGCCGCCCTGCGTACGGGGATTGAACTGGGCATGACGCTGATCGACAGCGCTGAAATGTACGCCGAGGGCGGTGCCGAGAAGCTGGTCGGCGAAGCGATCGCCGGTCAACGTGACAACGTGTTTCTGGTCAGCAAGGTCTACCCGCACAACGCCAGCACAAAAGGCATCCCGCAAGCCTGCGAGCGCAGCCTGCGCAGGCTCGATACCGATTACATCGATTTGTACCTGCTGCACTGGCGCGGCCAGTACCCGCTGGATGAAACCGTCGAGGCTTTCGAACGCTTGCGCGAAGACGGCAAGATCGGCCGTTGGGGTGTGTCGAATTTCGACGTTGATGATCTGGAAGAACTGTCCAGCTCGGTCTGCGCCACCAACCAGGTGCTCTACAACCTCGAAGAGCGCGGTATCGAATTCGATCTGTTGCCGTGGTGCCAGCACCAGCGCATGCCACTGATGGCTTACTGCCCGATCGGCCAGGGCGGTGCCATGCTTGCCGAGCCGGTACTCAAACAGATTGCCGCTCGTCACAACGTGACCCCGGCACAGGTTTCGCTGGCGTGGATTCTGCGTCAGGATGGTGTGATTGCGATTCCCAAGGCTGTGCGGCCCGAACACGTGCAACTCAATGCACAGGCGGCACAGTTGCAACTGGACGCCGGGGATCTGGCGGCGCTGGACCAGGTTTTTCGAGCGCCACAACGCAAGCAGCGGCTGGCCATGGTCTGA
- a CDS encoding DUF1810 domain-containing protein gives MRSTDQYDPFNLQRFVQAQDPVFERVQRELDDGRKRSHWMWFIFPQFAGLGGSEMSRRFAIGSAEEAQAYLAHELLGARLRTCTQLVLNVQHRSIAQIFGHPDDLKFHSSMTLFAQFAADDSLFQQALDRYFHGILDEWTLQLLDSKQAQLPADQG, from the coding sequence ATGAGAAGCACTGATCAGTACGACCCGTTCAACCTGCAACGTTTTGTGCAGGCGCAGGACCCAGTGTTCGAGCGCGTGCAGCGTGAGCTGGATGACGGCCGCAAACGCAGCCACTGGATGTGGTTCATTTTTCCGCAATTTGCCGGACTGGGCGGCAGTGAAATGTCGCGCCGGTTCGCCATCGGCTCGGCCGAGGAAGCCCAAGCCTATCTGGCCCACGAGCTGCTCGGCGCGCGTCTGCGCACTTGCACCCAGCTGGTGCTCAATGTGCAACATCGTTCGATTGCGCAGATTTTCGGCCATCCCGATGACCTGAAATTTCATTCCTCGATGACTCTGTTCGCACAATTTGCCGCCGATGACAGCCTGTTTCAGCAGGCGCTGGATCGCTATTTCCACGGCATTCTCGATGAATGGACGCTGCAGCTCCTCGACTCAAAACAGGCCCAATTGCCCGCCGATCAAGGTTGA
- a CDS encoding CBS domain-containing protein codes for MKTVAQLLKLKDQKNQEVHQIKPDHMVLEALMKMAEKNVGALLVVEDDKVVGIISERDYARKLVLHGRSSVGTPVRDIMVKDVITVDTRQTVDTCLGIMSDKRLRHLPVVEEGQLIGLLSIGDLVKEAIAEQAELIKQLEQYIRGE; via the coding sequence ATGAAGACCGTCGCCCAACTGCTCAAGCTCAAAGATCAGAAAAATCAGGAAGTGCATCAGATCAAACCCGATCACATGGTGCTCGAAGCGCTGATGAAGATGGCCGAGAAAAACGTCGGCGCCTTGCTGGTGGTGGAAGACGACAAAGTGGTCGGCATCATCAGTGAGCGCGACTATGCGCGCAAACTGGTGTTGCATGGCCGCTCCTCGGTAGGCACGCCGGTGCGCGACATCATGGTCAAGGACGTGATCACCGTCGACACCCGACAAACCGTCGACACGTGCCTGGGCATCATGTCCGACAAACGCCTGCGCCACTTGCCGGTGGTCGAGGAGGGTCAGTTGATCGGTTTGCTGTCGATTGGCGACCTGGTCAAGGAAGCGATTGCCGAACAGGCAGAGCTGATCAAGCAGCTCGAGCAGTACATTCGCGGGGAGTGA
- a CDS encoding glutathione S-transferase N-terminal domain-containing protein has product MYQLYGQKNSGAAAIEAALELCQIAYRFIDTEAGADAADALAKLNPLKQIPTLQLPDGSALTESAAILIHLGLTFPKSGLLPTEAADRDQAIRGLAYIVSNCYAAIGIIDYPERWLITPDEAARQNLIAGARQRLHFSWEVFADQFSAELYLDDETPGALDVLAAVVSRWAGSREHLRQTRPGFYAWLQRIDRHPVLAPVFERHWPSEA; this is encoded by the coding sequence ATGTATCAACTCTACGGGCAAAAGAACTCCGGCGCGGCCGCCATCGAAGCGGCATTGGAGTTGTGCCAGATCGCCTACCGCTTCATCGACACCGAAGCCGGCGCGGACGCTGCCGACGCGCTGGCCAAACTCAATCCGCTGAAACAGATCCCGACCTTGCAACTGCCCGATGGCAGCGCCCTGACCGAAAGTGCGGCGATCCTGATTCATCTGGGGCTGACGTTCCCCAAGTCCGGCCTGTTGCCGACCGAGGCTGCAGACCGTGATCAGGCCATTCGCGGTCTGGCGTACATCGTCAGCAACTGCTACGCGGCCATCGGCATCATCGATTACCCCGAGCGCTGGCTGATCACACCTGATGAAGCCGCGCGACAGAACCTGATCGCCGGCGCACGTCAGCGCCTGCATTTCAGTTGGGAGGTGTTCGCCGACCAGTTTTCCGCCGAGCTGTATCTGGATGACGAAACGCCGGGGGCGCTGGACGTGCTGGCGGCGGTGGTGAGCCGCTGGGCCGGCAGCCGCGAGCATCTGCGCCAGACGCGGCCAGGCTTTTATGCCTGGCTGCAGAGAATCGACCGCCATCCGGTGCTGGCGCCGGTGTTCGAACGGCATTGGCCCTCTGAAGCCTGA
- a CDS encoding DUF3455 domain-containing protein has product MNITQLIGLTGLLAFTSTSFAQSSYPDAIKVPDGHKIALETTGVGEITYECRDKPNAAGQTEWTFVGPKAVLNDRSGKQVGTYFGPPATWQAKDGSKITGTQLAVAPSSAGNLPYQLVKANPAEGKGAMSGVSYVQRVALKGGVAPGSECTMENKGKQEVVKYQADYIFWAAK; this is encoded by the coding sequence ATGAACATCACCCAGCTGATTGGCCTCACCGGTTTACTCGCTTTCACCTCGACTTCCTTTGCGCAAAGCAGTTATCCCGACGCAATCAAAGTGCCGGATGGGCACAAGATCGCGCTGGAAACCACTGGCGTCGGCGAGATCACTTACGAATGCCGTGACAAGCCCAACGCCGCCGGGCAGACCGAGTGGACCTTTGTCGGCCCGAAAGCGGTGCTCAATGATCGCAGCGGTAAACAGGTCGGCACCTATTTCGGCCCGCCCGCCACGTGGCAGGCAAAGGACGGTTCAAAAATCACCGGCACGCAATTGGCCGTGGCACCGTCGAGCGCGGGCAACCTGCCCTATCAACTGGTCAAGGCAAATCCTGCCGAGGGCAAAGGCGCGATGAGCGGCGTGAGTTATGTCCAGCGCGTGGCGCTCAAGGGCGGCGTGGCGCCGGGCAGCGAATGCACGATGGAGAACAAGGGCAAACAGGAAGTGGTGAAATACCAGGCGGATTATATTTTCTGGGCGGCGAAATAA
- a CDS encoding sigma-70 family RNA polymerase sigma factor: protein MPLAESTFDYEARLAACARGERAALRDLYVQESPRLLGVAKRLVRDTALAEDIVHEAFIKIWNGAAGFDPARGSARGWMFSVTRHLALNQLRRQGRETPFSAEHEAAAPDEAFDAHSARIHRCLEQLEPQRRHCILHAYVDGYSHAQISARLDTPLGTVKAWIKRSLNALRECMG, encoded by the coding sequence ATGCCTTTAGCCGAATCCACGTTCGATTACGAAGCCCGTCTCGCTGCCTGTGCCCGCGGCGAGCGTGCGGCCCTGCGCGATTTGTATGTGCAGGAGAGCCCGCGCCTGCTCGGCGTGGCCAAGCGCCTGGTGCGTGACACGGCGCTGGCGGAGGACATTGTTCATGAGGCATTCATCAAGATCTGGAACGGTGCGGCGGGTTTTGACCCGGCGCGTGGTTCGGCGCGAGGCTGGATGTTCAGCGTGACCCGGCACCTGGCCTTGAATCAGCTGCGCCGTCAGGGCCGCGAAACGCCGTTCAGCGCCGAACACGAAGCGGCGGCGCCAGATGAGGCCTTCGATGCTCACTCGGCGCGCATCCACCGCTGTCTGGAACAACTGGAGCCGCAACGTCGCCACTGCATCCTCCACGCTTATGTCGACGGCTACAGCCATGCGCAGATTTCCGCGCGGCTCGACACGCCGCTGGGCACTGTCAAAGCGTGGATCAAGCGCAGCCTCAACGCTTTGCGGGAGTGCATGGGATGA
- a CDS encoding anti-sigma factor — MSGESAQERDELAGEYVLGTLSFEQRIEVQRRLAHDSELRAAVDAWERRLLGLTDFAEPQQPSAQLWPRIERSLGGRKDKKALASWWNLLPLWRGLSAAGLAATLILGTILLTQTTPKPSYLVVLVAPQDKAPGWVIQASDSREIQLIPLGVVEVPADKALEFWTKADGWQGPVSLGLVKPGQALSVPLDKLPPLQPNQLFELTLEGANGSPIGKPTGPIQAIGRAVKVL; from the coding sequence ATGAGCGGCGAATCAGCACAGGAACGCGATGAACTGGCCGGCGAATACGTGCTCGGCACGCTGTCGTTCGAACAGCGGATCGAGGTGCAACGACGCTTGGCACATGACTCCGAATTGCGTGCGGCCGTGGATGCCTGGGAGCGGCGTCTGCTGGGTCTGACCGATTTCGCCGAGCCGCAACAACCATCGGCGCAGTTGTGGCCACGAATTGAGCGCAGTCTCGGAGGGCGGAAGGACAAGAAGGCCCTCGCGTCGTGGTGGAATCTGCTGCCGCTGTGGCGCGGTTTGAGTGCCGCCGGACTGGCTGCAACCTTGATACTCGGCACGATCCTGCTGACCCAGACCACGCCGAAACCGAGTTATCTGGTGGTGTTGGTGGCGCCGCAGGACAAGGCCCCCGGCTGGGTGATCCAGGCGAGCGATTCACGGGAGATTCAGTTGATTCCGCTGGGTGTGGTCGAAGTGCCGGCGGACAAGGCGCTGGAGTTCTGGACCAAGGCCGATGGCTGGCAGGGGCCGGTGTCGTTGGGTCTGGTCAAGCCGGGGCAGGCCTTGTCGGTGCCGCTGGACAAGCTGCCGCCGCTGCAACCGAACCAGTTGTTCGAGCTGACGCTGGAAGGCGCCAATGGCTCGCCGATAGGTAAACCGACCGGGCCGATTCAAGCCATCGGCCGCGCAGTCAAAGTCCTCTGA
- a CDS encoding phage infection protein: MKRQTLLGIAFSVFAINAFAATPVHTLIAEGGSDKLIESRLAEGGSDRLIERRVAEGGSDRLIERRVAEGGSDRLIERRVAEGGSDRLIERRVAEGGSDRLIERRVAEGGSDRLIERRVAEGGSDRLIERRVAEGGSDRLIERRVAEGGSDRLIERRVAEGGSDRLIERRVA; encoded by the coding sequence ATGAAACGCCAGACTCTTCTCGGTATCGCTTTTTCGGTCTTCGCTATCAACGCTTTCGCCGCTACCCCGGTTCACACCCTGATCGCTGAAGGCGGTTCGGACAAACTGATCGAAAGCCGTTTGGCTGAAGGCGGCTCGGATCGACTGATCGAACGCCGCGTTGCTGAAGGTGGTTCGGATCGTCTGATCGAACGTCGCGTTGCTGAAGGTGGTTCGGATCGTCTGATTGAACGCCGTGTGGCTGAAGGTGGTTCGGATCGTCTGATCGAACGTCGCGTTGCTGAAGGTGGTTCGGATCGTCTGATCGAACGTCGCGTTGCTGAAGGCGGTTCGGATCGTCTGATCGAACGTCGCGTTGCTGAAGGTGGTTCGGATCGTCTGATCGAACGCCGCGTTGCTGAAGGCGGCTCGGATCGTCTGATCGAACGTCGCGTTGCTGAAGGTGGTTCGGATCGTCTGATCGAACGCCGCGTTGCTGAAGGCGGCTCGGATCGTCTGATCGAACGTCGCGTTGCCTGA
- a CDS encoding DUF1615 domain-containing protein translates to MHTSRLIIALGALLLLAGCASQRSNEPVPRPPAEVKAEIVRLLPAKTADREGWATDIYAAFAAQGIDTTTQNLCSVLAVAEQESTFQADPTVPGLGKIARDEIDRRAAKVHIPSLLVSGALQVRSTNGKTYSERLNAARSEKELSAIFDDFIGRVPMGRTLFGGFNPVHTGGPMQVSIEFAEEHAKDYPYPVDGTIRREVFSRRGGMYFGIAHLLGYPVNYREPLYRFADFNAGWYASRNAAFQNAVSRASGIPLTLDGDLIRYDSIMPGSTELAVRTLGKSLGMRNPTIRDQLEKGKTLDFEETKLYQRVFELAEQAEGKSLPRALLPGIVLQSPKITRKLTTAWFAKRVDERYKRCMAKAG, encoded by the coding sequence ATGCACACCTCAAGATTGATCATCGCCCTCGGCGCCTTGCTGCTGCTCGCCGGTTGCGCCAGCCAGCGCAGCAACGAACCAGTGCCGCGTCCGCCCGCCGAAGTGAAGGCTGAAATCGTTCGTCTGCTGCCGGCGAAAACCGCTGACCGCGAAGGCTGGGCCACGGACATCTACGCCGCGTTCGCCGCGCAAGGCATCGACACCACCACGCAAAATCTGTGTTCGGTGTTGGCCGTGGCCGAGCAGGAATCGACTTTTCAGGCCGACCCGACAGTGCCGGGACTGGGCAAGATTGCCCGCGACGAAATTGACCGCCGCGCGGCCAAGGTGCATATCCCCAGCCTGTTGGTCAGTGGTGCGCTGCAAGTGCGCTCAACCAATGGCAAGACCTACAGCGAACGCTTGAACGCAGCGCGCAGCGAGAAAGAACTCAGCGCAATCTTCGATGATTTCATCGGCAGGGTGCCCATGGGTCGCACGCTGTTCGGCGGCTTCAATCCGGTTCACACCGGCGGGCCGATGCAGGTCAGCATCGAATTCGCCGAGGAACACGCCAAGGATTACCCGTACCCGGTGGACGGCACGATCCGCCGTGAAGTGTTCAGCCGGCGCGGCGGCATGTATTTCGGCATCGCGCATTTGCTCGGTTACCCGGTGAATTATCGCGAGCCGCTCTATCGTTTCGCCGATTTCAACGCCGGTTGGTACGCCAGCCGCAATGCCGCCTTTCAAAATGCGGTCAGTCGCGCTTCCGGTATTCCGCTGACCCTGGACGGTGACCTGATTCGCTACGACTCGATCATGCCCGGTAGCACCGAACTGGCGGTGCGTACCCTCGGCAAGTCGCTGGGCATGCGCAATCCGACCATTCGCGATCAATTGGAGAAGGGCAAAACCCTGGATTTCGAAGAGACCAAACTCTATCAGCGCGTATTCGAGCTGGCGGAGCAGGCGGAGGGCAAGTCATTGCCGCGTGCGCTGTTGCCGGGGATCGTCCTGCAGAGCCCGAAAATCACGCGCAAACTGACCACGGCGTGGTTCGCCAAACGCGTGGACGAACGCTACAAGCGCTGCATGGCCAAGGCCGGTTGA
- a CDS encoding TonB-dependent receptor has product MPASARLGVPFRPTLLALLCSLTVTAHAAEENSKALVLDDVNVNAQAPTPNALPPVYAGGQVARGGQLGVLGNQDMMDVPFSAASYTEQLIQDQQAENVADVLLNDSSVRQASGFSNQAQVFMIRGLPLNGDDISYNGLYGVLPRQIISTDALERVEVFKGPNAFINGVTPTGSGIGGGVNLQPKRADDVPLRRFTTDISSEGRVGQHFDIGQRFGEDNRFGARINLSQREGDTAIDHENQRSKLFAIGLDYRGDALRVSGDFAYQKERVNGGRSSVNLGTATHIPDAPSADTNYAPKWGYTDIEDTFGMLRAEYDLNDNWTAYAAGGAKHTREVGRYNSTTLVGNNGGSFTTGSFVPHDEDNTSVMAGLNGKFNTGPVSHKLNFGLTGIWAEQRSAYDFDLTRYANNIYHPVTTPAPVGNFTGGDNSDPGIVGKTFNRSVAISDTLGFFDDRLLVTAGLRRQQLVVQGYSYASYGSGPRSSSYDESITTPVYGLVFKPWEHVSFYANHIEGLAQGPTSPTSSGGFRVTNGNEVYAPARSKQTELGVKVDMGTYGASLGVYRIEQPSDGYCEIDSAATCTYVREGEQINKGVEMNVFGEPIDGLRLISGLTLMDTELKNTLNGANDGNHAIGVPTFQFNAGVDWDVPGLQGVALNARMLRTGGQYADAANNLSLPTWNRFDAGARYAFKVSEKDVTVRLGVENLANKKYWESAQGGYLTQGEPRVAKLSGTIDF; this is encoded by the coding sequence ATGCCCGCTTCTGCTCGACTCGGCGTTCCTTTCCGTCCGACATTGCTTGCCCTGCTGTGCTCCCTGACCGTCACCGCTCACGCCGCTGAAGAAAACAGCAAAGCGCTGGTCCTGGACGACGTCAACGTCAATGCCCAAGCCCCGACTCCCAATGCCCTGCCCCCGGTTTACGCCGGCGGTCAGGTCGCACGCGGCGGCCAATTGGGCGTACTCGGCAATCAGGACATGATGGACGTGCCATTCAGCGCAGCGTCTTACACCGAACAACTGATCCAGGACCAGCAAGCCGAAAACGTTGCAGACGTGCTGCTCAACGATTCGTCGGTGCGTCAGGCGTCGGGCTTCTCCAACCAGGCGCAGGTCTTCATGATTCGCGGCTTGCCACTCAATGGCGATGACATTTCCTATAACGGCCTGTACGGCGTGTTGCCCCGGCAGATCATTTCCACTGACGCCCTCGAGCGCGTGGAAGTTTTCAAAGGCCCGAACGCCTTTATCAACGGCGTGACCCCGACCGGTTCGGGCATCGGTGGCGGCGTCAATCTGCAACCGAAACGCGCTGACGACGTGCCGCTGCGCCGCTTCACCACCGATATCAGCAGCGAGGGGCGCGTCGGTCAGCATTTCGACATCGGTCAGCGCTTCGGTGAAGACAACCGCTTCGGCGCGCGGATCAACCTGTCGCAGCGCGAAGGCGACACCGCCATCGATCATGAGAATCAGCGTTCCAAGCTGTTCGCGATCGGTCTGGATTATCGCGGCGATGCGCTGCGGGTTTCCGGTGACTTTGCTTATCAGAAAGAGCGGGTCAACGGGGGCCGCAGCTCGGTCAACCTTGGCACCGCCACGCATATTCCCGATGCGCCATCGGCCGACACCAACTACGCGCCGAAGTGGGGCTACACCGACATCGAAGACACTTTCGGCATGCTCCGCGCCGAGTACGATCTGAATGACAACTGGACCGCTTACGCGGCTGGCGGCGCCAAGCACACTCGCGAAGTCGGCCGCTACAACTCGACCACGCTGGTCGGCAATAACGGCGGCTCATTTACCACCGGTTCGTTCGTACCGCATGACGAAGACAACACTAGCGTCATGGCTGGCCTCAACGGCAAATTCAACACCGGCCCGGTCAGCCACAAGCTGAATTTCGGTCTGACCGGCATCTGGGCCGAGCAACGCAGCGCTTATGACTTCGACCTGACCCGTTACGCCAACAACATCTATCACCCGGTCACCACGCCAGCGCCGGTGGGCAACTTCACCGGTGGCGACAATAGCGATCCAGGCATCGTCGGCAAGACCTTCAACCGCAGCGTGGCGATTTCCGACACCCTCGGTTTCTTCGATGATCGGCTGTTGGTTACCGCCGGTTTGCGTCGCCAGCAACTGGTCGTGCAAGGTTACAGCTACGCCAGCTACGGCAGCGGCCCGCGCTCGTCGAGTTACGACGAATCGATCACCACGCCGGTGTACGGCCTTGTGTTCAAACCGTGGGAACACGTGTCGTTCTACGCCAATCACATCGAAGGTCTGGCGCAAGGTCCGACTTCGCCGACCAGCTCCGGTGGCTTCCGCGTGACCAACGGCAACGAAGTTTATGCGCCGGCTCGCTCCAAGCAGACCGAACTCGGGGTCAAGGTCGACATGGGCACTTACGGCGCGAGCCTGGGCGTTTATCGCATTGAGCAGCCAAGCGACGGCTACTGTGAAATCGACAGCGCCGCCACCTGCACCTACGTGCGCGAAGGCGAGCAAATCAACAAAGGCGTAGAAATGAATGTGTTCGGCGAGCCGATCGATGGCCTGCGCCTGATCAGCGGCCTGACGCTGATGGACACCGAGCTGAAAAACACCCTCAATGGCGCCAACGACGGCAACCACGCGATTGGCGTGCCGACCTTCCAGTTCAACGCTGGCGTCGACTGGGATGTGCCCGGCCTGCAAGGCGTAGCGCTGAATGCGCGGATGCTGCGCACCGGCGGCCAATACGCCGACGCGGCGAACAACCTCAGCCTGCCGACCTGGAACCGCTTCGACGCCGGTGCGCGTTATGCCTTCAAGGTTTCGGAGAAAGACGTGACCGTGCGTTTGGGCGTCGAAAACCTGGCGAACAAGAAGTACTGGGAATCGGCTCAGGGCGGGTATCTGACCCAAGGCGAACCGCGCGTGGCGAAGTTGTCGGGCACTATCGACTTCTAA
- the hemB gene encoding porphobilinogen synthase → MSSQFPEARPRRLRRNASLRSLFQETEFSLNDLVLPIFVEEEIDDFVPITSMPGVQRIPERKLASEIERYARAGIKSVMTFGVSHHLDANGSDTWREDGLVSRMSRIAKDAVPEMIVMSDTCFCEYTDHGHCGVMHNHEVDNDQTLINLGRQAVAAARAGADVIAPSAAMDGQVRAIRQALDAAGFTQIPIMAYSTKFASALYGPFREAGGSALKGDRKSYQMNPMNRREALRESLLDEQEGADALMVKPAGAYLDIIRDIRQASNLPLAAYQVSGEYAMIKFGAQAGAIDEDRVVRESLGAIKRAGADLIFTYFAMDLALAGI, encoded by the coding sequence ATGTCCAGTCAGTTCCCCGAAGCACGTCCCCGCCGTCTGCGCCGCAATGCGAGCCTGCGCAGCCTGTTCCAAGAAACCGAATTCAGCCTGAACGATCTGGTGCTGCCGATCTTCGTCGAAGAAGAGATCGACGACTTCGTGCCGATCACCAGCATGCCCGGCGTGCAGCGTATTCCGGAGCGCAAACTGGCCAGCGAAATCGAGCGCTACGCCCGGGCGGGCATCAAGTCGGTAATGACTTTCGGAGTGTCCCATCATCTCGACGCCAACGGCAGCGACACCTGGCGCGAAGACGGCCTGGTCTCGCGCATGTCGCGCATCGCCAAAGACGCCGTGCCGGAAATGATCGTGATGTCCGACACCTGCTTCTGCGAATACACCGATCACGGCCATTGCGGCGTGATGCACAACCACGAGGTCGACAACGACCAGACCTTGATCAACCTCGGCAGACAAGCTGTAGCCGCGGCTCGCGCCGGTGCCGATGTGATTGCACCATCGGCGGCGATGGACGGCCAGGTGCGGGCGATTCGCCAGGCGCTGGACGCAGCCGGGTTCACCCAGATTCCGATCATGGCGTATTCGACCAAGTTCGCCTCGGCGCTCTACGGCCCGTTCCGCGAGGCCGGTGGCAGCGCGCTGAAGGGTGATCGCAAAAGCTATCAGATGAACCCGATGAACCGCCGTGAAGCCCTGCGCGAATCGTTGCTCGACGAGCAGGAAGGCGCCGACGCGCTGATGGTCAAGCCGGCCGGTGCGTACCTCGATATCATCCGCGACATTCGTCAGGCCTCGAACCTGCCGCTGGCGGCATATCAGGTCAGCGGCGAGTACGCGATGATCAAGTTCGGCGCGCAAGCCGGCGCAATCGATGAGGACCGCGTAGTGCGCGAAAGCCTCGGCGCTATCAAGCGCGCGGGCGCAGATTTGATCTTTACTTATTTTGCGATGGACCTGGCACTGGCCGGAATTTAA